From Deltaproteobacteria bacterium, one genomic window encodes:
- the sctV gene encoding type III secretion system export apparatus subunit SctV encodes MQLDAATLQFKKIEDGVFGSLSRFGNVILISAVCAVLAMMMIPLPPVILDFLLAINVVGALTLLLVAISISDSMKIATFPTLLLVATLFRLGLNIASTRLILTQGYAGHIIQTFGQFATAGNLLVGVLMFLILTIIQFIVIAKGSERVAEVAARFTLDALPGKQMSIDADLRAGLISQEEAKSLREGLHRESKMYGAMDGAMKFVKGDAIAGIIITVVNIFGGLVAGVMQRGLSISEALNTYSILTIGDGLVSQLPALLPSITAGFVVTRVADEKGDKSLGAEIGRQILSQPRALLIAGGLAFFIGWIPGFPTALFTLIAAGLAGASIYITVTLKKKALAPQPMESYIVNAETSLSENFGQAVPLTLEVGPELYRVFREDPRWTNCLGNLYPKLKLHLTHQLGVVFPDLRLSVNEMLAQTFRYRIRIYEVPVDFGILNPKHCAYLGDPNRIDPAVIEPPSNTTETVHGTPVALWEVAKRNELAEKGIATFAPEEMVLRHLARVLKKHAGDFIGIQEVRNQLNLVEMHFPELVREVCPKMMSIQKLTEIIKRLVEESVPIKDFRLILQTLSCCQPETKDPVTLTEQVRIGLRRTITFMHARDGNQLPVLTLDPQIEDEIKGAIQKNGSECYLALSPDRIQAISGAFKQSLWQNHINPRQCVALTNLEIRRYVRKIVEDEMPDLSVLSFQELDPKVLIQQLGTVSLDASPETIAVNG; translated from the coding sequence ATGCAACTTGATGCCGCCACACTGCAGTTTAAAAAGATTGAAGACGGGGTTTTTGGCAGTCTCTCCCGGTTCGGGAACGTCATCTTGATTTCCGCCGTCTGCGCCGTTCTGGCGATGATGATGATCCCCCTCCCGCCGGTGATTCTTGATTTCCTTCTGGCCATCAATGTCGTTGGGGCCCTGACGCTCCTCCTTGTTGCCATCTCCATAAGCGATTCGATGAAAATAGCGACCTTTCCCACCCTGCTCCTGGTGGCCACTCTTTTCCGTCTGGGCCTCAACATCGCTTCCACCCGGCTGATCCTTACACAAGGATACGCCGGCCACATTATTCAGACCTTCGGGCAGTTCGCCACCGCCGGAAACCTCCTGGTAGGGGTTCTCATGTTCCTCATCCTCACCATCATCCAGTTCATTGTCATCGCCAAAGGCTCCGAGCGGGTGGCCGAGGTGGCGGCGCGGTTCACGCTGGACGCCCTCCCGGGCAAGCAGATGAGCATCGACGCCGATCTTCGCGCGGGGCTTATCTCGCAGGAAGAGGCCAAAAGTCTGCGCGAAGGGCTTCATCGGGAATCAAAAATGTACGGCGCCATGGACGGGGCGATGAAATTCGTCAAGGGGGACGCCATCGCCGGCATCATTATTACTGTGGTGAACATCTTCGGCGGACTGGTGGCGGGGGTGATGCAGAGAGGTTTGAGCATTTCCGAGGCGCTTAATACCTATTCGATTCTTACAATCGGCGACGGTTTGGTCAGCCAGCTTCCGGCCCTGCTCCCGTCGATTACCGCCGGGTTTGTGGTGACGCGGGTTGCGGACGAAAAGGGGGATAAATCGCTCGGCGCCGAAATCGGCAGGCAGATTCTTTCTCAACCGAGGGCCCTTCTGATTGCGGGAGGCCTCGCCTTCTTTATCGGGTGGATCCCCGGCTTTCCGACCGCCCTGTTCACGCTGATCGCGGCGGGTCTCGCGGGCGCCTCTATTTATATCACGGTCACCTTGAAGAAAAAGGCCTTGGCGCCTCAACCGATGGAGAGCTACATCGTCAACGCGGAGACCTCCCTTTCCGAGAATTTCGGGCAGGCGGTGCCGCTCACGTTGGAGGTCGGGCCTGAACTCTACCGGGTCTTCCGCGAGGATCCCCGATGGACAAACTGCCTGGGAAACCTCTATCCCAAGCTCAAATTGCACCTGACGCATCAACTGGGGGTTGTCTTTCCCGACTTAAGGCTCTCTGTCAACGAAATGCTGGCGCAAACCTTCCGCTACCGCATCCGGATCTACGAAGTGCCGGTGGACTTCGGCATTCTGAATCCCAAACACTGCGCCTACCTGGGGGACCCCAATCGAATTGACCCTGCCGTCATCGAACCGCCGTCCAACACGACGGAAACCGTCCATGGCACGCCGGTGGCCCTGTGGGAGGTGGCCAAACGGAACGAGTTGGCTGAAAAGGGGATCGCCACCTTTGCGCCGGAGGAGATGGTTCTGCGGCACCTGGCGCGCGTTTTAAAGAAACATGCGGGGGATTTCATCGGGATTCAGGAGGTGCGCAATCAGCTGAATCTGGTGGAGATGCACTTCCCGGAGCTGGTCCGCGAGGTCTGCCCCAAAATGATGTCGATTCAAAAATTGACCGAAATCATCAAACGTCTGGTGGAAGAGAGCGTCCCCATCAAGGATTTCCGCCTGATTCTGCAGACCCTCTCCTGTTGCCAGCCCGAAACAAAGGATCCGGTGACCCTCACGGAGCAGGTGCGGATCGGCCTCCGTCGCACCATTACCTTCATGCATGCCCGGGATGGAAACCAGCTTCCTGTCTTGACGCTCGACCCGCAGATTGAGGACGAAATCAAGGGGGCGATCCAAAAGAACGGTTCGGAATGTTACCTCGCCTTATCGCCCGACCGGATTCAGGCGATAAGCGGCGCCTTCAAGCAATCGTTGTGGCAAAACCACATCAATCCCCGCCAGTGCGTGGCCCTGACCAACCTCGAAATCCGCCGCTACGTTCGGAAGATTGTCGAGGACGAAATGCCCGACCTCTCCGTCCTCTCCTTCCAGGAACTCGACCCCAAGGTGC
- a CDS encoding type II toxin-antitoxin system prevent-host-death family antitoxin — translation MSAIKTTVAKSEIKPKLLDYLRKVESDKVTITITDRGRPVAQIIPFKPDQSNKKEDPLEWFRGAVLKYDDPFEPVGLEDWELLP, via the coding sequence ATGAGCGCCATTAAAACAACCGTAGCCAAATCGGAAATAAAACCCAAGCTATTGGATTACCTTAGAAAAGTTGAATCGGACAAGGTGACCATAACGATTACCGATCGCGGGCGTCCGGTAGCGCAAATCATTCCCTTTAAACCCGATCAATCGAACAAAAAGGAAGATCCCCTCGAATGGTTTAGAGGCGCCGTTTTGAAGTACGATGATCCTTTCGAGCCGGTGGGGCTTGAGGATTGGGAACTTCTGCCGTGA
- a CDS encoding type II toxin-antitoxin system VapC family toxin, with product MILLDTHILLWWLDGSQELSLPVNREIANHEKTNSIHLSAVSVWEVSLLVRKKKIDLQRNLDEWTQRLENLSFVKIIPVDHWIFLRSTELPSFPNKDPADRIIVATAQKLGAMLISKDDKILNYPHVKSFWRE from the coding sequence GTGATTTTACTCGACACCCACATCCTCTTATGGTGGCTTGACGGCTCACAAGAGCTTTCCCTCCCGGTCAATCGGGAAATCGCCAATCATGAAAAAACAAACTCCATTCATCTATCGGCTGTTTCAGTTTGGGAAGTTTCCCTGCTGGTTCGGAAAAAGAAAATAGACCTTCAAAGAAACCTTGACGAATGGACCCAAAGGTTGGAAAACCTTTCATTTGTCAAAATCATTCCTGTCGACCACTGGATTTTTTTAAGGTCAACCGAACTCCCCTCTTTTCCCAATAAGGACCCCGCCGACCGGATCATCGTCGCCACCGCCCAAAAACTGGGGGCCATGCTCATTTCAAAGGACGACAAAATCCTCAACTATCCGCATGTGAAAAGTTTTTGGAGGGAATAA
- a CDS encoding TIGR02147 family protein, with the protein MREGTDTSKVNLFDYLDYRRFLKDWYHRAKKTGTLSFRVFSQRAGFGSPSFLKLVMDGERNLTEKSLAKFVMGLKLNRQEQEFFRNLVFFNQAETPKEKDFYYHNLLRSKKFSQLKPIEKDNYEYYSTWYHPVIRELVISKDFDGSPEWLAGRVYPPITKLQAEKSVELLEKLGFLEQTSAGRFRQAHALVSTGPEVKSFVVHNYHKQLLDLTKEVLEKLPLENRDVSAITLGIVRERVPQLKKEIQEFRQRVMKLVSVDMEPEEVFQLNIQFFPLTRSVDHFKEEEK; encoded by the coding sequence ATGAGAGAGGGCACCGACACTTCAAAAGTCAACTTGTTCGATTACCTCGACTACCGCCGGTTTCTGAAGGATTGGTATCACAGGGCAAAAAAAACCGGTACCCTTTCTTTCCGGGTTTTTTCGCAGAGGGCGGGGTTCGGTTCCCCCAGCTTCCTTAAACTGGTCATGGACGGGGAACGGAATCTCACCGAAAAGAGCCTGGCCAAATTCGTAATGGGGCTCAAACTCAACCGGCAGGAACAGGAATTTTTCAGGAACCTGGTCTTTTTCAACCAGGCCGAAACTCCCAAGGAAAAGGATTTCTATTACCACAATCTTTTGCGTTCCAAAAAATTCAGTCAGTTGAAGCCGATCGAGAAGGATAATTACGAATATTATTCCACATGGTATCATCCCGTCATCCGCGAGCTGGTCATCTCGAAAGACTTCGACGGCAGTCCGGAATGGCTGGCCGGCCGGGTTTATCCGCCCATCACGAAGCTTCAGGCGGAAAAATCGGTCGAACTTTTGGAAAAACTGGGGTTTCTTGAACAAACAAGCGCCGGGCGGTTTCGGCAGGCCCATGCACTGGTTTCAACCGGCCCCGAGGTCAAATCGTTTGTGGTTCACAACTATCACAAACAGCTCCTCGACTTGACCAAAGAGGTGCTCGAAAAACTCCCGCTCGAAAACCGGGACGTAAGCGCCATTACCCTGGGGATTGTCCGGGAGCGCGTTCCCCAGCTCAAAAAGGAAATTCAGGAATTCCGGCAAAGGGTCATGAAACTGGTCTCGGTGGATATGGAACCGGAGGAGGTCTTTCAGCTCAATATCCAGTTTTTTCCGCTAACGAGGTCAGTCGATCATTTTAAGGAGGAAGAAAAATGA
- a CDS encoding aspartyl protease family protein — translation MGLTYLELDVVNPARPEKTKTVQFLVDSGAIYSLVPRQVLDELGIEPTGEEHYYLANGEKISRKRGNAFFSYQGKLGAAPVIFGEEGDAPLLGAVTLESLGVVLDPFHRELRPLKLMLAGIIVS, via the coding sequence ATGGGACTTACTTATTTGGAGTTGGATGTTGTGAATCCGGCGAGGCCCGAGAAGACTAAAACCGTCCAGTTTCTGGTTGATTCGGGGGCCATCTATTCATTGGTTCCCCGGCAAGTGCTTGATGAACTGGGAATTGAGCCGACGGGAGAGGAGCATTATTATCTTGCCAACGGCGAGAAGATCAGCCGCAAGAGAGGCAATGCATTTTTTTCCTATCAAGGCAAGCTGGGAGCGGCCCCGGTCATCTTTGGGGAGGAGGGAGATGCCCCATTATTAGGGGCTGTAACCCTGGAATCGTTGGGTGTCGTGCTGGATCCTTTTCACAGGGAATTAAGGCCCCTCAAATTGATGCTGGCGGGAATAATCGTTTCCTGA
- a CDS encoding AI-2E family transporter, which yields MDLSSVNERRAFLVVLVALAIAFLVLLRPVLVAVCLGAIICLLLNPLYASLLRLVRGKRYLASFTATFLIFLVLVLPAGLVTALIVNQIFDLVSHLNAAGVFSFLTSHEFYQAHVQPLTKSLHERFGIEIDFGDLLTRVGKEAAVYLYNFSPQVLGRTGSFVFNFFVMHISIFFLFMEGPGIVRTLLDLSPLRAKHEKRLTDVVKNMIYGTVYGYLATALVQGVLAGVGFWIAGISAFLVFGTLTFFMSMVPIIGATAVWLPVAIWLFTQGKVGWGIFMTLYGLVVISGIDNVIKPLIIQERTKIHPLLIFFALFGGIQLFGPIGILFGPVLMALFLASVRIYKEDFLKT from the coding sequence GTGGACCTTTCTTCGGTAAACGAACGCAGAGCGTTTCTGGTTGTCCTTGTCGCTCTTGCAATTGCCTTTCTTGTTCTTCTGCGGCCCGTTCTTGTCGCCGTCTGTCTCGGCGCCATCATCTGCCTTTTGCTCAACCCCCTTTACGCTTCTCTCCTTCGGCTCGTGCGGGGAAAGCGGTATCTGGCCTCGTTCACAGCGACCTTTCTCATTTTTCTGGTTCTCGTGCTCCCCGCGGGGCTCGTCACCGCCCTGATCGTGAACCAGATTTTCGATCTGGTCTCCCACCTGAACGCGGCCGGGGTTTTTTCGTTTCTGACCTCCCACGAATTCTACCAGGCCCATGTCCAGCCCCTGACAAAAAGCCTTCACGAGCGTTTCGGGATTGAAATCGATTTTGGCGATCTTTTGACCCGCGTGGGAAAGGAGGCGGCGGTTTACCTCTACAATTTTTCCCCGCAGGTGCTGGGGCGAACCGGCTCGTTTGTCTTCAACTTTTTTGTCATGCACATCAGCATCTTTTTCCTTTTCATGGAAGGGCCGGGAATCGTCCGGACCCTGCTCGACCTCTCGCCGTTAAGGGCAAAACACGAAAAGCGGCTGACCGACGTGGTCAAGAACATGATCTACGGGACGGTTTACGGCTATCTGGCGACGGCCCTTGTTCAGGGGGTTTTGGCCGGGGTCGGTTTTTGGATCGCCGGCATTTCCGCCTTTCTGGTCTTTGGGACGCTCACCTTTTTTATGTCGATGGTCCCGATTATCGGGGCCACCGCTGTCTGGCTTCCCGTTGCCATCTGGCTTTTTACGCAGGGGAAAGTCGGGTGGGGAATTTTCATGACCCTCTACGGCCTGGTGGTTATTTCGGGCATCGACAACGTCATCAAGCCGCTCATCATTCAGGAGCGGACCAAAATTCATCCGCTTCTCATCTTTTTTGCCCTCTTTGGCGGCATCCAACTCTTCGGCCCCATCGGCATCCTCTTCGGGCCGGTTCTGATGGCCCTTTTTCTCGCCTCCGTGAGAATCTACAAGGAAGATTTTTTGAAAACTTAG
- a CDS encoding ATP-binding protein: MGKTSFILKALEELPRFPQIRLNLLFKGAQTVNGLLFYGRDYFGHDEEAGELLNNIALAFGPLEKMETPVIIFIDEADRHPVSLEAVQKLAGLGGKLKVIYTGSNLENIQTKNAATGRKCCFDLYPITFAEFLKACGKGPELKYLKEYSLASPLFSEHYHQSLTTLFDLYLRLGGMPRILDTFIDKQNTARELPGLIADLAASIEENVKLVLGEKSRLYEYEDVLRKMALLSMETLKFSRLQVQHAGQKEAKKLVNKTVGARVAHKIRLYDSGKDLSKYILFDAGILNYLLNGSDLLRQKIVSLHLALQYENVVGDEIIANLPTRDDLYYWKSERGAQVEFLLKSPRLTAIDVKSAGGNVKSLNSCANYEKEADLLVKIAKERPALDKSHVAKIPNQGLSRKIPLATIPHYLSGRLLELI; this comes from the coding sequence TCGGCCATGACGAAGAGGCGGGTGAACTTCTCAACAATATCGCTCTCGCCTTTGGTCCGTTGGAAAAAATGGAGACGCCCGTCATTATATTCATCGATGAAGCCGACCGTCACCCGGTCAGCCTTGAAGCGGTTCAAAAACTGGCCGGCCTGGGAGGCAAGCTTAAGGTGATTTACACCGGTTCGAACCTCGAAAATATCCAGACCAAAAATGCCGCCACCGGCCGGAAGTGCTGTTTCGACCTCTATCCCATCACCTTTGCCGAATTCCTGAAGGCCTGCGGAAAGGGGCCCGAACTGAAATATCTCAAGGAATATTCGCTCGCCAGCCCTCTTTTTTCCGAACATTACCACCAGTCTCTCACCACCCTTTTTGACCTCTACCTCCGCCTGGGAGGGATGCCGCGGATTCTGGATACATTTATCGACAAACAAAACACCGCCCGTGAATTGCCCGGGCTGATTGCCGATCTTGCGGCCAGCATCGAGGAAAACGTCAAACTGGTGCTTGGGGAAAAATCGCGGCTCTATGAATATGAGGATGTCTTAAGAAAGATGGCGCTTCTCTCGATGGAAACGCTCAAATTCAGCCGTCTGCAGGTTCAGCATGCCGGACAAAAAGAGGCCAAAAAACTGGTGAATAAAACCGTTGGGGCGCGGGTGGCCCATAAAATAAGGCTGTATGACTCGGGAAAGGATCTTTCGAAATACATCCTCTTCGACGCCGGAATCCTCAACTATTTGCTCAACGGTTCGGACCTTTTGCGCCAGAAAATCGTCTCGCTCCATCTGGCCCTGCAATACGAAAACGTGGTGGGAGACGAAATTATCGCGAACCTTCCAACGCGGGACGACCTGTACTATTGGAAATCGGAACGCGGCGCCCAAGTGGAGTTTCTGCTTAAATCGCCCCGCCTGACCGCCATCGACGTCAAATCGGCCGGCGGCAACGTCAAATCGCTCAACAGTTGCGCCAATTATGAAAAAGAAGCAGACCTTTTGGTGAAAATCGCCAAAGAAAGACCGGCCCTTGACAAATCGCACGTCGCCAAAATACCCAATCAGGGCCTCTCCCGCAAAATCCCTCTCGCGACCATCCCTCATTACCTGTCCGGCCGCCTTTTGGAACTGATCTAA